One region of Skermanella mucosa genomic DNA includes:
- a CDS encoding aldolase, whose protein sequence is MESDEIQRLRVELAAAFRWAARLGFHEGVCNHFSVAVSDAGDRFLVNPHGMHFSEIRASDLLLVEPDGSVAGGGEPPEPTAFFIHSRLHRGVPQARCILHTHMPHATALTSLEGGRLEPVNQNALRFYDRIAYDDDYNGLALDEEEGDRICGALGNRQVMFMANHGVTVIGHSVAFAFDTMYYLERACRNQVLAMSTGRPLKRVPDDLARKVALQIAGEDNSDRHFAALLRILDREEPDYAS, encoded by the coding sequence ATGGAGAGCGACGAAATCCAGCGCCTGCGCGTGGAACTGGCCGCAGCCTTCCGCTGGGCCGCGAGGCTCGGCTTCCATGAGGGCGTGTGCAACCATTTCAGCGTCGCGGTCAGCGACGCCGGGGACCGTTTCCTGGTCAACCCGCACGGCATGCATTTCTCGGAGATCCGGGCGTCCGACCTGCTTCTGGTCGAGCCGGACGGCTCGGTCGCGGGCGGCGGCGAGCCGCCCGAGCCGACCGCCTTCTTCATCCATTCCAGGCTGCACCGCGGCGTTCCGCAGGCCCGCTGCATCCTGCACACCCACATGCCCCATGCGACCGCGCTGACCTCGCTCGAAGGGGGACGGCTGGAGCCGGTGAACCAGAATGCCCTGCGCTTCTACGACCGTATCGCCTACGACGACGATTACAACGGGCTGGCACTGGACGAGGAGGAGGGCGACCGGATCTGCGGCGCGCTGGGCAACCGCCAGGTCATGTTCATGGCGAACCACGGGGTGACGGTGATCGGCCACAGCGTGGCCTTCGCCTTCGACACCATGTATTACCTGGAGCGGGCCTGCCGGAACCAGGTGCTCGCGATGTCGACCGGCCGGCCGCTGAAGCGGGTGCCCGACGACTTGGCGCGCAAGGTGGCGCTCCAGATCGCCGGCGAGGACAATTCCGACCGGCACTTCGCGGCGTTGCTGCGGATCCTCGACCGGGAGGAGCCGGACTACGCCTCCTGA